In a genomic window of Punica granatum isolate Tunisia-2019 chromosome 6, ASM765513v2, whole genome shotgun sequence:
- the LOC116212445 gene encoding peptide methionine sulfoxide reductase A5 has product MSSSARSVFPLILLMASFLDGAQCIRFLGRISEQPKEPPNQSLKTAVFALGSFWRSEAVFGCLHGVVRTTAGYAGGSKTNPEYRSLGNHAESVQVEYDPRLISYRQLLEVFWSSHDSRQVFGQGPDVGSQYRSVIFVNGTEESRLAAFSKEREQTKSKSSVVTTQIQQIGTFYPAEPEHQKFELKRNPFLLQLMGNLPEEELERSSLAAKLNGFAVDLCPPNVQKQIDVKINDIVEKGWPVLREI; this is encoded by the exons ATGAGTTCTTCCGCCCGATCAGTCTTCCCGCTCATCCTCCTGATGGCGTCGTTTCTTGACGGAGCGCAGTGCATCAGATTCCTCGGTCGGATATCCGAACAGCCGAAGGAACCGCCGAACCAGTCACTCAAGACCGCCGTCTTCGCTCTTGGAAGCTTCTGGAGGTCCGAGGCCGTGTTCGGTTGCTTGCACGGCGTCGTCCGGACCACTGCCGGATACGCCGGCGGATCCAAGACCAATCCCGAGTACCGGAGTCTCGGCAATCACGCCGAGTCCGTTCAG GTTGAATATGACCCCAGACTGATCAGTTATAGGCAACTGTTAGAAGTTTTTTGGTCTAGTCATGATTCTCGGCAGGTTTTCGGGCAAGGCCCTGATGTGGGCAGCCAGTACAG GTCAGTTATTTTTGTCAATGGAACCGAGGAGTCTAGATTAGCAGCATTCAGCAAAGAAAGAGAGCAGACTAAGTCAAAGAGCAGTGTCGTTACCACCCAAATTCAACAAATTGGAACATTCTATCCTGCAGAGCCTGAACATCAG AAATTTGAGCTTAAGCGGAATCCCTTCCTCCTCCAACTGATGGGCAACCTGCCGGAAGAGGAGCTCGAGAGATCAAGTTTGGCAGCTAAACTCAATGGTTTCGCAGTTGATCTCTGCCCTCCGAATGTTCAGAAACAGATTGATGTGAAGATTAATGACATTGTTGAGAAAGGTTGGCCCGTCTTGAGAGAAATATAA